One genomic window of Nakamurella panacisegetis includes the following:
- the gatC gene encoding Asp-tRNA(Asn)/Glu-tRNA(Gln) amidotransferase subunit GatC — MSSSAEPTGVAGSSHPTLTRDDVDHLAHLARLDLTDAELDTYVGQLSVILDAVSEVTAVTSGQEIEPTTHAVPSTNVFRPDVRVPGLSQREALAGAPSAQDGRFRVPQILGEEQ, encoded by the coding sequence GTGTCCAGCTCCGCAGAGCCGACCGGCGTGGCCGGATCGAGCCACCCCACGCTCACTCGTGACGATGTCGATCACCTCGCCCACCTGGCCCGGTTGGACCTGACCGACGCCGAACTCGACACCTATGTCGGGCAGTTGTCGGTGATCCTCGATGCGGTGTCGGAGGTGACGGCCGTGACCTCCGGGCAGGAGATCGAGCCGACGACCCACGCGGTCCCGTCGACCAACGTGTTCCGGCCGGATGTCCGGGTACCCGGATTGAGTCAGCGCGAAGCGTTGGCCGGGGCACCGTCAGCGCAGGACGGTCGGTTCCGCGTCCCGCAGATCCTGGGAGAAGAGCAGTGA
- a CDS encoding ACT domain-containing protein encodes MSYVLRVVLPDRPGSLGAVASALGRVGADILAMDIVERSYENAVDDLVVDLPSGRQPDVLITAAETVPGVRVESVRPDPGVADRHREWELVEAIAAEPAKAIEALARMLPKVLRAGWAIVVRVGDDKVIHLLAGGGGVPNLTGVTPGWAPVEEAGVLDPEAYWVPEDWKTIGTEMAVAPVGSPEIAVIVGRPGGPALRDSEVARLAHLAGLTAVVAARGGPHPRTAEPR; translated from the coding sequence ATGTCCTACGTGCTTCGGGTTGTACTGCCGGACCGGCCGGGAAGCCTGGGGGCGGTGGCCAGTGCGCTCGGCCGGGTCGGCGCCGACATCCTGGCCATGGACATCGTCGAACGCTCCTACGAGAACGCCGTCGACGATCTGGTCGTCGACCTGCCCAGCGGGCGGCAGCCCGACGTGCTGATCACCGCGGCTGAGACCGTACCCGGGGTCCGGGTGGAGTCGGTCCGTCCCGACCCGGGGGTGGCCGACCGTCACCGCGAGTGGGAACTCGTCGAGGCGATCGCCGCCGAACCGGCCAAGGCCATCGAAGCCCTGGCCCGGATGCTGCCCAAGGTCCTCCGAGCCGGCTGGGCCATCGTCGTCCGGGTCGGCGACGACAAGGTCATTCATCTGCTCGCCGGCGGCGGCGGGGTTCCGAACCTGACCGGGGTGACGCCCGGCTGGGCCCCGGTCGAGGAAGCCGGTGTGCTCGACCCGGAGGCCTACTGGGTGCCCGAGGACTGGAAGACCATCGGCACCGAGATGGCCGTCGCCCCGGTGGGCTCGCCCGAGATCGCGGTGATCGTCGGCCGGCCCGGAGGCCCCGCGCTGCGCGACTCCGAGGTCGCCCGTCTGGCCCACCTGGCCGGCCTGACCGCGGTGGTGGCCGCCCGCGGCGGGCCGCACCCGCGCACCGCCGAGCCGCGCTGA